The sequence below is a genomic window from Acetivibrio clariflavus DSM 19732.
AACTGCGGTCAGTATGGCAGCAAAATAGCCAAGCAAAACTCTTTGAACACTGGTGGATATATGTATTAGCAATTCAACAGGAATTCTTGCAGCAGCCTCTATTATCATTGAAGGTGTAGATATAAACTGGGTATCTATTAAGTTAAATACCGGTGCCAACTGCCAGAAAATCAGAATCACAGCAAAACCGTAAAAGCCAACCAGCTTTTTGTTCAACCTGTTTAGCTTGTATTTCATCAATTCATCACCGCCGCTTTATAATTATCTAAGTCTGAATTTTTCATTCTTCTCCATTTGAACAATCTTTCCTTCCTGAATTATCAATGTTACCGACCCATAGCTTATACTGTTGAGCAGTTCGACCAGCCTTTTAAACTGCACATCCGAAATAGGTTTTTTGTCAATTTCAATTAACTTTTCCGACATACTTATCCCTCCATTTTAAATATATTTAAGTAAACTTAGGGGTATCCATCCCCTTCGTTTTTCTATCTTTTACTTCGTTTAAAAAAGTAGAACAAAAAAGGTCATATCCTGAATGAATATGACCTCCAGTTTTCTGGTAAGCAAAAATGATTCTTTATTAA
It includes:
- a CDS encoding YezD family protein — protein: MSEKLIEIDKKPISDVQFKRLVELLNSISYGSVTLIIQEGKIVQMEKNEKFRLR